ACTTGTTGCCACGACCAGTGGCGTTGTTACCACGCCGATATGGACGTTATCGAGGCGGCTACCGGAACGACCCGTCTGGACGCCCCGAACTCGTCGAGACCCTGGAACGGTACGGTCTCTCGCCGTAGCAGGCCGCGGCGTACGTCATCATGGTCGAGCAAGGCACGATAGCCGCGCAGGAAGTCGCCGACGCCAGTTCGGTCCCGGAGCCGCGAGTATTCGACATTCTCCGCGATTTGGAAGGTCCACACCGTCGGCGGGTTCGACGCCATCATCGAGGATATCGAGGCGACCCGAGCCGTCGTGACGCAAATCGAGTGAGAGCGCTCGCTACGACCGCCGCTTCGCCGCGACCCAGAGCGCGACGACGATTCCGGCAACGGTGACGCCGGGACCGAATCCGGGCGTAGTTCCCTCCGAATCGAGTGGGTCGGTTCTGGCCGAGTCACGTTCGTCCTCTTCGGCGGCAACGTCCCGCATCGCCGCTTCCGTGCCGACGGTTATCGGTCCGATGTCTCGGTCCCGGCGGTCGTCCTGTCCGCCGAAGTAGTAGACGGCCTTCCCGCCGATGTCGTACGTGCCCGGTTCGTTCACCTGCAGACGGACGCGGAAGCTCTTGTCCTCGCCAGCGCCGACTTTGAAGAAGTTGGTGGCCTTCCGACTCGCGGGGGACTCGCCGCCGACGCTCTGTATCGAGACTCCCTCCTCTGGCAGGTCGAGTTCGAGTTTCACCTGCAGGGACTCGTCGTTGACGTGATTCGACGCGCTGAACATCACGACGGCGGTCCCGTTTCCGGTCTCGACCGTCCCGCGGTCGGCGGTCAACTGGAAGTAGGCGTTCTGCTGGACGGTGACGATTTTGCTCGCCGTGTTCGCCATGCCGCTGTTGCCGACGACACGGAGTTTCACCGAGTATTTGCCCGGCGAATCGAACGCCCGAGCGGCGTTCCGACCGGTCGCCTCGTACTCGCCGTCGCCGTCGAAGTCCCACTCGTAGCGGTCGATGCGCGCGTCTCGTTCCGCCTCGAAGGAGACGCTCTGGCCCGAACCGGGCTGTTCGGGCGCGAAGTCGAAGGCGGCCGGTGGCTCGCTCCGGACCGACAGCGACTGCGTGGCGGTGTCGGACCCGCCGTCGCCGTCGATAACGGTGAGTTCGACCGTGTCGTCGTCGGTGTCTCCGACCGTGTACTGCACTCGCTCACCGTACTTGACCGAGCCACCGAGGTCCCACTTGTACTCCGAGATGCGCCCGTCGGGGTCCCGCGAGCCGTCCGCGTCGAACTCCACCGTGTCGCCGCGCTCGATGCGCCGCGGCGAGTAGGCGATGTCGGCGGTCGGCTTCTCGTTGGTCTCGCGCACGGTGACCCGCTCGGTCGCGGTGGCCGTCAGGTCGTCGCCGTCGGCGACTTCGAGTTCGACTGCGTAGGTGCCCGGTTCGTCGAAGACGTGGGTGACGCGCTCGCCGTAGTCGGTCCCGCCGTCCTCGAAGCGCCAGTCGAACTCCTCGACCGCGCCGTCCGGGTCGCTCGACCCCGCGGCGCTACACTCGACGGGTTCGCCCGGTGCGACCTCGTCGGGGCGACACGAGATCTCGGCCGACGGTCGCTTCTCGACGGCCTCGGCCCGAATCGTCCCGGAGAGGCTGTCGGTCAGGCCGTCGTCGTCGGTGATTTCGACTTCGAGAGTGTGGCTTCCCGCCTCCTCGAAGGTGTGCGTGACGCGAGCGCCGTACTCGATGGTTCCGTCGCCGAACTGCCACTCGTACTCCTCGACGGTTCCGTCGGGGTCGTTCGACCCGGCGGCGCTACACTCGACGGTCTCGCCGACCTTCACTTCGTCCGCGGAACACATCACGTCGATAGAGGGCCGTCGTTCGGCTTCCTCGACGTAAATCCGCTCGGATGCGGTGTCGGTGGCTCCCGCCCCGTCGGCGACTTCGAGTTCGACGGAATAGGTGCCCGGTTCGTCGAAGGCGTGGCTCTCGTACTCGCCGTACCCGGTTTCGCCGTCGCCGAAGCGCCAGTCGAACTCCTCAAGCGCGCCGTCCGGGTCGTCGGACCCGGCGGCGCTACACTCGACGGTCTCGCCCACCTTCGCGTCGGTGGGACGACACGTAATCTCGGCCGACGGCGCGTCGTTGGCGTCCTCGACACGGACGCTTCGGGACGCCGTATCGGTCGCTCCCTCGTCGTCGGTCACGGTCAGTTCGAACTCGTAGTAGCCGCTCTGCTGGAAGGCGTGAGACGCCGAATCTCCGTATTCGGTGTCCTGACCACTGATGTCCCATCGGTACGACTCGATTGACCCGTCGGGGTCGGTCGAGCGCTCCGCCGAACAGGTCACCCACTCGTCAGTTGCGACCTCGGTGTCGGTACACGCCATCTCGGCGCTCGGCGCTCGGTTCGGTCGCTCGACGACCTCGAAGGCACCGTACCGCCGTTCGTCGTCCAGTCGCGTGTGGAGGTTGTCACGGTCGCTTTCCTCCCAGACCGCCGTTCGCGCGTCGTACCGTCCGGTAGGCGCGTCGTCTTCGACGGTCCAACTGACCGCTATCCAGTCGCGCTCGTTCGCGTTCAGCGTGACTCGCGTGCCCGTTCGCTCGTCGTTGTTGTACCACGTCCCGTCGGGTCCTTGGACGCCGTACCCGACGAAGAAGGTGTGTCTGGTACTGCCAGTGTTCCGAACCTCTACCTCCGCCATGACGCGCTCGCCCGATTCGACACGACCGGTCTGCTGGTTGAAGTTGAGTATGCGCGCAGTCGCGCCGCTCGTTGACTGTGCCAGTGCCCCAACGCCGCCGGTCGTCTCGGCGTGGTCCGGGTCGGTCGCGGCCCCCGCACTCGACGGAGCGTCCGCGTTTCCGGCCGACGCCGCACCGGCGACGGGCGTCATCACGAGTAGCACCGCGAGTATCACCGTCACTCCTGTTTCGAGAGTGTTCTCCATCATTGTCGGAATCCCTCGCTCAATTGGGTCTCGCTCGGCGATTCGGACCTCGCCGACTTGCGTTGCTGAGTCGTCGTTGGCGGGCACCGCGACGGCGGTTCTGACCATCCGCGTCGAACGCGCGACGTTGGCCGCCACCGAACCGGTGAAAAACTGCGACCTCCCTGCACGTCACGCCCGCGTATCATACACAAACATATATATCAAATATGGATAAAAGTGTTGATGGGCCGCTCAGACGGTCTTTACGGCCTTTTTGTACTTTAAATAAATATAAGAAAATATAGTTATCTTCGCGTCGGCTCGGCCGTACGGCGACGTACGCTGGTTTGCGCGTTTACGTGTCAACGTTTGCACTCAACGACCCCGTGTTTTCGACTTTCAGAAGCGTTATCCAGTCATTCTCGTTCTATCGGATGCCGTAGTTGTGCGGAAAACGATACGTTCGGTCTCTCTCGCCGTCGTGCGCTCCAGTTGCTCGGAACTGGGTCTCGGGGTCTCCGCGCTCGCTTCTCAGGGCGTCTGGACGTTTAACACCGCGGGGTCGGTCTCCACTTTGACGACTGCGACGCCGGGCGACCCCGCGTTGAACGCGTAGCGGTCGCCGCGGGCGGTTCTCACGGTGTCGATGCCGTAGACGTGGGTGTGTCCGCTGAACACCGCGTGGGGCGCGGCGCGCCGGACGGCGTGTTTGAGGGCTATCGACCCGCTCCGAACGCGGTCCCGGAGTCCGTTCGTCGCGTGATGGTGGTCGAAGGCAACGTCGAACGGCGAGACGTGCGAAAAGAGCAGGACGCGCTCGTCGGCGGTCGCCAGCGAGTACAGCGTCTCGTAGCGGTCTTCGAGCGTCGCCAGTTGGTCGGGCAGTCGCGCTCGGGCGTCGCCTGCGAGACCGAGCGGGCTTGCGACCGCCTCGGCGTCGGCCGTCCCGTCGAGATACCGGCCCGCGGCCGACTCGACCTCTTGGGCGCGCTCGGCCGCGACGTGGTCGATGGTCGCGCTGGTCGCGTCTTCGAGGGGGTCGGTCGCGGGGAACTCGGTGTATCGAATCTCGGGACCTTGGTCGAACTGTTCGCATCCCGCTCCTGCGAGCGCGAACCCCTCGAAGTCGGCGTCCGCGTTCGGGAAGTCGGATTCGCGGAGGACGCGCTCGTGGGCGACGACGGCCCGGTCCAATCCCTCGGTGAGACGTTCGACGCAGTCGAGCGGGTCGTGATTTCCGGGCACGGCGAGAATCGGGAGGTCGTACTCCTCGTGGAGGAACTCGTAGAACGCCCGGCCGACTCGCTCGTAGCGGTCTCCGGCCGCCGCGGACTTGGCGTGGTCGCGGTTCTCGTCTACGATATCGCCCACGGTCACGATTGCGTCGAACTTCGCCTCGTTGATGTCCGGGCGGGCGTACGCCGGTCGGTCGTCGCTCGGGCCGAGGTGCAGGTCGTGGAGTATCAGGAGTCGCATGTGTGGTCGGTCTGTCGCGTCTCTCGTCTCGGTGCTATCGACGCGCTTCCCCCGCGTCGGTCAGTCGCTCCCGGAGCGCGGCGGCGCGCCGTCGCAGTTCCTCGGGGTCGGCGAGCAGGTCGTCGCTCGGTTCGAGGACCACCTGCGCGTCGCAGTCGGCGAGCGCCGCCAGCGCCCGGTCGAGTACCGGGTCCTCGTCGTGAGCGTCGAACCGCGGCACGTCGTCGGTCGTCGGGTCGTTCAGGTGGACGCTCTCCACGGCCCGACCGCCAAACCGGAGCGCCTTCAGGAGCGGCAGATACGGACTGTCGCCGTCCGCCGGAGGCCACTCCTCGGGCAGTCGATCTTCGAGGTCGGTCTCGAAATCGTGCGCCGCGGCGGGGACGCTCCGGCCGACTCTGGCGCGTATCGTCTCGACGTTCTCCGAGTCGAGTCCGCGCCGGGCACCCGCTTGGGGCAGGTGCGCGCTATCGACCGTCAGTCGGAGTTCCGACAGGGGTCGGTATCGTCGGACGAGCGACGCGAGGAAGCCGAGGTCTTCGGGCGTGTACCACGGCGATTCGACCGCCGTGTTCTCGACGGAGATGTGGCGGTTCGTGCAGTCGAGCAGGGTCGAAAACAGCGGTATCGCCTCGCCGTATTCGACCCTTTTCGGCGGGTGCGCGACCAGCGTGGCCGCCGCGAGACGCGAAAGCTGGGAGTGAACGAAGTCCACTATCGTCCCGCGGTTCTGGCTCGTGAGTGCCATCCCCACGTCGTCGCCCCGCGTCTCGGTCCCCGGCGGGAGATGGACGCTGGCGATTCGGTGGGCATCGACGCCCGCCTCGTCGAGGTGGGCGTCGAGGTCTCGCTCGCCGATCAACAGGTCGCGGTGGTCCCAACTGAACTTGAGTTCGACCGCGCCGGGGAGTCGGTCGGCGACCGCGAGGTCGTCGGGAGCGAGCGAAATCGAAACCGGCGGGTCTAGCACGCCCCGGCCTCCCGAACGGCGTCGGCGGTTCGAGCGACCGTATCGGCGGTTCTGAACGACGACCGGAGTTCGACGACTAGCGGACACTCGTCGCCACGAGCGGCCTGCGAGAGGTCTTCCGGCGTCGCGCTGAAGCGGCGTTCGGGCATGGACTCACTACTCGGTCAGTTCTCGTAGCCCCTCGCGCACCGCGGAGCGAGGCATCTCGGTGTCGGACGCGATTCGGCCGACGTGTCTGCCAGTCAGGTCCTCGACGAAGTAGTCGTTCTTGAGCGCCCAGTGGCGCACCGCGTCGGCGATGCTCGGCGTGTAGAGGATGGTTCGTCCATCGCGGTACCGGCCGAGTTCGCCAGCGTCCACCAGCGCGTTGAGTTGGTTCGACATCCACGGTCGGTGTTTCGCCGAGCCGTGCTCGTCGAAGAACGACGGGTGTTGGTCGGCGAGCAAGTCGATTATCTCGTTCGTGCTTCGGGGGTTGCCCATCGAGTCGAGGAGTTCGCCGAGGCGTTCCTGCGCGGGCGTGAGGTCGGCGGTCTCGCTGTTCTCGACGGTGTCGGCCGACTCGGACTCGGCGTCGAGATAGCCAAGATCCGCCAGTGTCTCGCGCAACAGCGCCGGATCGTTCTGCGCGAGGCGTCGCAGTGCGGCCTCCGTCTCCGAACCGAGCGTTTCGAAGGCGGATTCGACTCGCGCGTCGGGCGACCCCTCACTCGCCATCGGCTATCACCACGTCCCGCGAGTTTCTGAACCGCGGCCCGAACAGCGCGAGTTCGTGACGGTACTGTTCGCCGCGCCACGAGACGCCGCCGCTGAGCGCGGTCGCGTCGTGTCGCTCCTCGACCGACGGGACGCCCGACTGGTCCACGTAGGCGTGGATGCCGTGGAAGAACTCGAACTCGTCGGTCCCGAAGGCGTCTCGGTAGCTCTCTTTGACGCTCTCGGCGCTCTTCACGTCCACGTCACTCGGCGTCGTCGTCCCGCCCGGATGGGTGTGGAACCGAGCGACGACGTTCGGCGTCTCGCCGTCGGGATAGGACGCCGCGACGCGCCGGGCGACCTTTCCCTCGAAGGTGGTGACGCTGGTTCGAGTCGCCGACTCGTAATACTCGGGCTTGTCGAGACCGAACAGTTCGGTCGGCGTTGTCGGCGATTGGCCCGTCAAGACGTACACCGTCTCGACGCGCTCGTGAGCGCCGTTCTTGCCGCGCGTTTCGAGCGCCTGCATGAACGGCTTCGAGTCGGGGAACGCGAAGGTTCCGCGCGGATACGAACCGACGGGGGAGTCCCGAGGAGACACGTCCGGTCGGGGTCGGGGTTGGCTCCGAGTCCCGGTCGAACTCTCCGCGGAGTCCACGTCGAACGTGTGGGTGTCGAACCACGAGTCCCCGTCGAGGACGCCCGAGGGGTCGCCGGATCCGACGTTGACGTTCGTTCCCCACGCGCCAGCGTTAGTTTGGACTTCAACGTCCGCCTCGGAGTTGGCGTCCGAGTCGTCTTCGTTGCCGAAGAATCGGTCGAACATTGGCGATTACCTCGCTTGCAGTCCGAAACGGACTGTCACTTTTTGACTCCGATGTTGATGTCTCGCGGACTCATCTTGGTCATGGCCAGCACCGCCACGAGCAGGATGAACATGAGACCGACGATGATCAGCATGTTCTGGGAGAGCGGGAGACCGCCGCTGCCGCCGGTGCTCGAAGCCACGGTCGTCGTGTTGCCGGAGTTGTCGGACGAGCTATTTCCGGACTCGACGGTCGCCTCGACCGGTTCCTTCACGTCGAAGGTGAACGACATGCCGTCGATTTCCCGCGCCATGTCCTTGTGGCCCTTGGGCCAATACTGGATGTCGGCGGTGACCGTGCGCGTGCCGGTGTTCGTGCTGTAGACGTTCGCGCGGATGTCCTTGATACCGCCCTGCGGTCGGACCTCGAAGTTGCCCGAGACCATCCCGGCACCGCCCGTGAAGATGTCGGACGAACCCTGAATGGTCATGCCGCTCGGAACGCTCATCGTGACGTGGACGACGACGGGGCAGGTCGCGGTGGGGTCAACCTGAAAGCCGCCCGCGATCTGACCGGGCTTGGTCTTCTCGATGGTCTTCTCGGCGGCGTAAAGGCGGGCCTGCTCCATGCTCGGCGGCGAGGCCGGTGCCTCACACGCGCTCTGGGAGGCCGCGCTTTCGGTGGTAGCCATGGTCTCGGTGGTCGTCGCAGCTTGCGTGGTCGTCATGGCCTCGGTGGTTGTCGGGACCGCGGTCGTCGTCGCGGCCTGCGTGGTGGTCTGTGCGTCGTTCGCGGCCGTAACGTCGTTGTAAGTCTGTGCGGCTGCCGGAGCGCCGACGCTCGACGCGAGGACGAGGAGCGCCGTGACGGCGATGAACGTGCGTTTGAACTGGATCTTCTTCATCTCTCATTTCCGATGTATAACTCCACACGTATATATCTTTACGAGTAACTTTACTAATATCCGTTACGAGTAAAACGCCCTCTGAGCGACTAAAAGCTATCTACAGCCGATATGAACTCGTGAATCTATCTGCCATACCTGTTCTCAGATAGTGATAGAACAGCCTTCGAAGAATAATTGAAATGTGATAGCTGTCTCTTGAATTGGGGGCGACGCCGCGACCGACCGGGGCGTCACGGTGCCCGAACTTCGTTCACTCCACTCGTTCGACGATCAGCGTCAGGGCCGTCTCCGCGTTCTCGGTGGTCACGCGCACGTCGAACGCAACCGCGAGGATGTGGGTCTCGTCCGCGCGCTCCTGCACGACGACGCCCTCGTGTGCTTGGCACGGACCGAACTGTCGGTTCGGCCCGCCGGGACAGTTCGCGTCGCTCCACGCCCCGGCCGCCGATTGGTTATACCCGACCTGATACACCGTCCCGGATTCGACGCGCGAGGACCGAAGCGCATTGAGTCTCGGCGACAAATCGCTGCGAACTGCGGCCGCGGCCGCAGTTCGCTCGCCCCACGCGAACTCGCCAGTCGCCTCGCCCGCGGCGTCGTGGACTGCCCGCGAGAGCAACCGCTCGGCGTTCCGGTCGGGGGCGTCGTACTCCGCGGTGGCGGTCACGTCGGCGTGGTAGCCTAGCTGAAGGTAGGCAACCACGACCGGCGCGAGCGCGACGGCGACCAGCGCGGCCGCCGCGAGGACGAGTTGGGCGCGCTCGCGGGTCGCTGGCGTCTCTCCCTTCATACATACCACACCCAAATCCGCACGTCGCCATGGGCAGTTGTCACGCTCGCGGTCCCGACAGCCACGCCCGCGGGTTTCCGGAACCCGACCGCGCCGCGGGGCGTCCGAACCCGGAACATGAGGTTGTCGGGGAGGATTCGCGCGACCCGTCGCCGGAGGGCATCGCGCTCGCGGTCGAAGGCGTCGGGCGAGCGCACGACTTCCGAGAGTCGCGTTGCGCCGCCGTGGCGCGGCGGTTCGCCAGCGAGGACCGTCGCGGCGTCCTCCGCGTAGAGGTCCAGTTGGGCGGCCCTGTCGTCGGGGGGCGCGACCCCGAGCGCGAACCCCATCGCCACCGCGAGAATCAACACGACGCCGACGCCCGCCTCCACGACCGACAGCGATAGCTGGCCTCGCGGCGTCCGCCCGCGGACGCCGCGAGCGCGCTTCTCAGTCATCGACGGTCACCGCCAGCACCGCCTTGCTCGTCTCGGCGGGGTAGTAGGTCAGTTCGACGCTCCCCTCGGCCAGCGCCCCGTCGCTCTCGAAGGCGAGCGTCGTGGTCTCGAACCGCGAGAGCCGAACTTCGAACCGGCCGCGGAGTCCGGACTCGTTCCGAAGAACCACATTCTCGTTTGCTTTAACCATCTTTACATTGCTCTCGTCCAGCGGGGTCAGTTCGATTTCGACTCGGGGCGAGCGCCGGGGGAGCGTCACGGCGGGGTCGCTCGGCGAGAGGTCGGGCGTCAGCGACGCCGTCGTTCGATTCTCGACCAGCACGATGCGACGGACGGTCGTCCCACCGGTCGGGTCGCCTCCGACCGCGAGCGTTCGGTCGCCGAGTCGGACCTCCACGTCGGCGTCGCCGGTCACGGGAAACTGGCTTCGGAGTCGAGAGTGGTTCAGGTCTGCGACAGTCTCGCTGTCGAGGACGTTCGCGCGCGTCGTGACCTGCGAGTCGGGCGCGACGAGGCGTTCCGAGAGCGCCACCGCAATCCGGCGCTCGTCGGCATCGCGCTCGGCGCTCAGGTACGCCCGGTCGGCGAGACCGAGGCTCACGACCGTCACCGAGGTCACGACGAGGAGTGCGACCGCCAGCGCGGGCAGGTTCATCTGGCCGCGAGTCATACCCGCTCGCCTCCGGGACCGCGCTCTCCGCCGGATTCGAGGCGCACCGCGAGTCCGCCGGTTTCCTCGTTCCGAACGATGACGAACGCCGACTCCCGACTCGACCAGTTGCCCGACACCGAGGTGACCGTCTCGGGAAGTGCGAGCGCTACCCGACCACTCACTCGGTCGGCGGGGTGGTCGAGGACCAGCGCCCGCTCGTCGGTCCGGACCGCGTAGGTCTCCCCGCGGATGGTCCGGGGGAGCGATATCTCGGTGCGGACCCGGACCGCGCGAGCGTCGGTCGGCACGGCCTGCTGGACGCGCTCGGCCGACTGGGCAAGCACGCGCTCGCCGA
This genomic stretch from Halorussus pelagicus harbors:
- a CDS encoding PKD domain-containing protein, whose translation is MVRTAVAVPANDDSATQVGEVRIAERDPIERGIPTMMENTLETGVTVILAVLLVMTPVAGAASAGNADAPSSAGAATDPDHAETTGGVGALAQSTSGATARILNFNQQTGRVESGERVMAEVEVRNTGSTRHTFFVGYGVQGPDGTWYNNDERTGTRVTLNANERDWIAVSWTVEDDAPTGRYDARTAVWEESDRDNLHTRLDDERRYGAFEVVERPNRAPSAEMACTDTEVATDEWVTCSAERSTDPDGSIESYRWDISGQDTEYGDSASHAFQQSGYYEFELTVTDDEGATDTASRSVRVEDANDAPSAEITCRPTDAKVGETVECSAAGSDDPDGALEEFDWRFGDGETGYGEYESHAFDEPGTYSVELEVADGAGATDTASERIYVEEAERRPSIDVMCSADEVKVGETVECSAAGSNDPDGTVEEYEWQFGDGTIEYGARVTHTFEEAGSHTLEVEITDDDGLTDSLSGTIRAEAVEKRPSAEISCRPDEVAPGEPVECSAAGSSDPDGAVEEFDWRFEDGGTDYGERVTHVFDEPGTYAVELEVADGDDLTATATERVTVRETNEKPTADIAYSPRRIERGDTVEFDADGSRDPDGRISEYKWDLGGSVKYGERVQYTVGDTDDDTVELTVIDGDGGSDTATQSLSVRSEPPAAFDFAPEQPGSGQSVSFEAERDARIDRYEWDFDGDGEYEATGRNAARAFDSPGKYSVKLRVVGNSGMANTASKIVTVQQNAYFQLTADRGTVETGNGTAVVMFSASNHVNDESLQVKLELDLPEEGVSIQSVGGESPASRKATNFFKVGAGEDKSFRVRLQVNEPGTYDIGGKAVYYFGGQDDRRDRDIGPITVGTEAAMRDVAAEEDERDSARTDPLDSEGTTPGFGPGVTVAGIVVALWVAAKRRS
- a CDS encoding metallophosphoesterase family protein — encoded protein: MRLLILHDLHLGPSDDRPAYARPDINEAKFDAIVTVGDIVDENRDHAKSAAAGDRYERVGRAFYEFLHEEYDLPILAVPGNHDPLDCVERLTEGLDRAVVAHERVLRESDFPNADADFEGFALAGAGCEQFDQGPEIRYTEFPATDPLEDATSATIDHVAAERAQEVESAAGRYLDGTADAEAVASPLGLAGDARARLPDQLATLEDRYETLYSLATADERVLLFSHVSPFDVAFDHHHATNGLRDRVRSGSIALKHAVRRAAPHAVFSGHTHVYGIDTVRTARGDRYAFNAGSPGVAVVKVETDPAVLNVQTP
- a CDS encoding DUF7261 family protein, with protein sequence MKGETPATRERAQLVLAAAALVAVALAPVVVAYLQLGYHADVTATAEYDAPDRNAERLLSRAVHDAAGEATGEFAWGERTAAAAAVRSDLSPRLNALRSSRVESGTVYQVGYNQSAAGAWSDANCPGGPNRQFGPCQAHEGVVVQERADETHILAVAFDVRVTTENAETALTLIVERVE
- a CDS encoding DUF7262 family protein, translating into MTEKRARGVRGRTPRGQLSLSVVEAGVGVVLILAVAMGFALGVAPPDDRAAQLDLYAEDAATVLAGEPPRHGGATRLSEVVRSPDAFDRERDALRRRVARILPDNLMFRVRTPRGAVGFRKPAGVAVGTASVTTAHGDVRIWVWYV
- a CDS encoding DUF7263 family protein — translated: MTRGQMNLPALAVALLVVTSVTVVSLGLADRAYLSAERDADERRIAVALSERLVAPDSQVTTRANVLDSETVADLNHSRLRSQFPVTGDADVEVRLGDRTLAVGGDPTGGTTVRRIVLVENRTTASLTPDLSPSDPAVTLPRRSPRVEIELTPLDESNVKMVKANENVVLRNESGLRGRFEVRLSRFETTTLAFESDGALAEGSVELTYYPAETSKAVLAVTVDD
- a CDS encoding DUF7266 family protein; protein product: MDSERRPPRGGRRDGWHASRRDCQPASQQGNRRGRSDRAVSPVVGKALEASIVVLYIGLLSSTLYGGVVPDYRTAAGAEVGERVLAQSAERVQQAVPTDARAVRVRTEISLPRTIRGETYAVRTDERALVLDHPADRVSGRVALALPETVTSVSGNWSSRESAFVIVRNEETGGLAVRLESGGERGPGGERV